GCCTTGAATTATCGTCAAAATAGAGACACTGAGGAAAAATCTTTGGTGGTAATTGTACAAAAACAAATTATTGGTCAGTTTTCGGGAGTCGCTTTTAGTCGTAATCCGATTAATCAACTTGATGATTGTATTTGTATCGAAGCAGTGGCGCAAAGTACCCATGAGATATCACCTCACAGGGTTACCCCTGAACAATATCGAGTTTATCTGACTGATGAAATATTACAGGGAAGGGGTAATATACCTCCATGGATTTTGTTTTCTGTGGCTAAAATTGCGAGGGAAATTGAAAAAGCGGCTCAAAATATTCCTCAAGATATAGAATGGACTTATGATGGAGAAAATATTTGGGTTTTACAAAATCGTCCTATCAGTACCCTATATCCTCTATGGACGAGAACCCTAGTTAAAGATTTTTTTCCTAAGGCTTTATCTCCTCTGTCTTGGTCTATTAATCATTTGTTAATGTCGGGAGTTTCTCGGAATCTTTTAACGGTGATTGTAGGGGATAAGGTGAAGGGTTTAGATTTTGATGATATTGTTATTTCTCATTATAATTATGCTTATTTTAATGCTAGTTTTTGCTCGGAACATTCTTTGTTAATGGGGTTATGTTTAGATGATTTTGCAGAAGGTAAAAATATTAATTTTTCTCCTTTTTTCATCTTAAAAAATATTTCTAGTTTATGGTCTTTTATAAACCATGAATGGGCTTTAGGAACTAATTTTAATAATAAGGGCGATCGCACTTTTAACCCCCTTTTAGATGAACTAGAAGAAATTCAACCAGATGAATTAAATAATAAAGAATTATTAACAAGAATTAATCATATTTTAGAAGTTTTAAGAGATGCTCAGTATTTAAATACATTAGCTTATCTTGGTTATAAAATATCTCAACAAATATTTAATATTAATAGTCACGATTTAAATCATCATAATCGAGATGAAATTTACTCCATTCAAGCACTAAAGCAGGTTGCGATCGATACAAGAAATTTATTTTCAGGCATTCAACTACAAGAAATTGACCCTAATAACTACGCCTCTTTTTTTGCAACCCTTTCAGAATTAAACGATGGAGAATCCGTCATTAAACGACTAGATAAATGGTTAGAAACATATGGTTACCTCAGTGACAATATTAATGATATATCCATACCCCGTTGGTCAGAAAGTCATCGTACCATGAAAACAATGTTTACTAGCTTTGTTGCAGATAAATCATTAAATGATATAGCTCAAAAACAAAAAAAACTAAGTATAAAACAAAAAATAATTCAGAATAGATACACATTATATAGCAGTATCAAAACAATAAATAATAAACTATTTGCCCATCTAAGAAAAACATTCTTAAGTATAGGAAATAAACTATATCAAGAAAAAATATTAGCATATAAAAATGATATTTTCCTGCTTAAATTAAATGAAATAGAAACCCTATTAACAAAAATAGAGCAAGATAAAAATATTATCGCCCTAACCAATAAACGTCAACAAAAACTAAAAGAACATCAAAACCTAAAG
This sequence is a window from Cyanobacterium stanieri LEGE 03274. Protein-coding genes within it:
- a CDS encoding glycerol-3-phosphate acyltransferase — encoded protein: MTEIWGAVIVFIISPMIGAIPLVDWFTYAVSGKELKKLGTGNVSIAASFYYGGKLAGSLALLSEMGKGIAVVLMTRAFFPMGSPWEIMALIALVMGVYWAGREGNLTSVTWGIIAHNPMAGLLIVLLGSVSFTIFRTNQGGKIGFLGLMVVVLSAQNINSPEYLFVTIALASLLLWIFDQLPDNSPFQLLSFFRGDSGVISLSDKLTPEKVGSKAANLSLLKQWGYSVPDGWVIKAGDDLDTFCDFANPSVQNSLVVRPCALDKDSLTVSAAGIYASYLNITDGATLKQRIIDCLSSYHSQVALNYRQNRDTEEKSLVVIVQKQIIGQFSGVAFSRNPINQLDDCICIEAVAQSTHEISPHRVTPEQYRVYLTDEILQGRGNIPPWILFSVAKIAREIEKAAQNIPQDIEWTYDGENIWVLQNRPISTLYPLWTRTLVKDFFPKALSPLSWSINHLLMSGVSRNLLTVIVGDKVKGLDFDDIVISHYNYAYFNASFCSEHSLLMGLCLDDFAEGKNINFSPFFILKNISSLWSFINHEWALGTNFNNKGDRTFNPLLDELEEIQPDELNNKELLTRINHILEVLRDAQYLNTLAYLGYKISQQIFNINSHDLNHHNRDEIYSIQALKQVAIDTRNLFSGIQLQEIDPNNYASFFATLSELNDGESVIKRLDKWLETYGYLSDNINDISIPRWSESHRTMKTMFTSFVADKSLNDIAQKQKKLSIKQKIIQNRYTLYSSIKTINNKLFAHLRKTFLSIGNKLYQEKILAYKNDIFLLKLNEIETLLTKIEQDKNIIALTNKRQQKLKEHQNLKTIPNLIYGNSPKININNNISPKTSQNQLQGIPASMGIIEGKVKIIHSIRHNIQIDKKTIIIAPYIDASWSLIIPQAGGIITEIGGQLSHGAILAREYQIPAVMNIPQATRILRNNQPIRLDGQKGIVEIL